The following coding sequences lie in one Vidua chalybeata isolate OUT-0048 chromosome 16, bVidCha1 merged haplotype, whole genome shotgun sequence genomic window:
- the CCZ1 gene encoding vacuolar fusion protein CCZ1 homolog, which translates to MAAAGAAGQEKQLAPTLLSFFIYNPKLGPKEGEEEKKILFYHPNEVEKNEKIRNVGLCEAIVQFTRTFSPTKPAKSLHTQKNRQFFHEPEENFWMVMVVRNPIIEKHKDGKPVYEYQEEELLDKVYSSVLQQCYSMYKLFNGTFLRAMEDGGVKVLKERLEKFFHRYLQTLHLQSCDLLDVFCGISFFPLDKMTYLKIQSFINRMEESLNIVKYTAFLYNDQLIWSGLEQDDMRILYKYLTTSLFPRHMEPELAGRDSPIRAEMPGNLQHYGRFLTGPLNLNDPETKCRFPKIFVNTDDTYEELHLIVYKAMSAAVCFMIDASIPPTLEFCRKLDSIVGPQLTVLASDICEQYNINKRISGAEKEPQFKFIYFNHMNLAEKSTIHMRKTPSVSLASVHPDLMKILGDINSDFSRVDEDEEIIVKAMSDYWVVGKKSDQRELYVILNQKNVNLIEVNEEVKKLCATQFNNIFFLD; encoded by the exons gaagaaaagaagattcTCTTCTATCACCCAAATGAAgtagaaaagaatgaaaaaattagaaatgtgGGGCTGTGTGAAGCTATAGTGCAGTTCACGAG gaCCTTTAGCCCAACAAAACCTGCAAAATCCCTACATACACAGAAGAATAGACAGTTTTTCCATGAACCTGAAGAAAACTTCTGGATGGTCATG GTTGTACGGAATCCCATAATAGAAAAACACAAAGATGGAAAGCCAGTCTATGAATATCAGGAAGAAGAATTGCTG GACAAGGTTTATAGTTCAGTCCTCCAGCAGTGCTACAGCATGTACAAG CTTTTCAATGGCACATTCCTGAGAGCCATGGAAGATGGGGGTGTGAAAGTGCTAAAGGAGAGACTAGAGAAATTCTTCCATCGG TACTTGCAGACACTGCACTTACAGTCTTGTGATCTGCTGGATGTGTTTTGTGGAATCAGCTTCTTTCCACTGGATAAAATGACTTACTTGAAAATTCAGTCATTTATTAATAGGATGGAAGAAAGTCTGAACATAGTCAAGTACACGGCATTTCTCTACAATGACCAGCTTATCTG GAGTGGACTGGAGCAAGATGACATGAGAATTCTGTACAAATATCTCACGACATCTCTGTTTCCAAGGCACATGGAGCCTGAG ttaGCAGGAAGAGATTCTCCAATACGTGCTGAAATGCCAGGAAATCTCCAACACTATGGAAG GTTTCTTACTGGACCTTTAAATCTTAATGATCCAGAAACAAAATGCCGTTTCCCCAAAATATTTGTTAACACTGATGACACTTACGAAGAGCTTCACTTAATTGTTTATAAG gCAATGAGTGCAGCTGTCTGCTTTATGATTGATG CTTCAATTCCACCCACACTGGAGTTTTGCAGAAAACTGGACAGCATTGTTGGCCCTCAGCTCACGGTGTTGGCATCAGACATATGTGAACAATACAACATCAACAAGAGAATATCAGG AGCTGAGAAGGAACCTCAATTTAAGTTTATCTATTTCAATCACATGAACTTGGCAGAGAAAAGTACCATTCACATGAGGAAAACACCCAGCGTATCACTTGCATCTGTTCACCCTGACCTCATGAAGATTCTCGGTGACATCAACAGTGACTTCTCCAG AGTTGATGAAGACGAGGAAATTATTGTGAAGGCAATGAGTGATTACTGGGTAGTTGGGAAAAAGTCTGACCAGCGAGAACTATATGTTATTTTGAAtcaaaaaaatgtaaatctgATTGAAGTTAATG aagaagTGAAGAAACTTTGTGCAACACagtttaataatattttcttcttggatTGA